The Manihot esculenta cultivar AM560-2 chromosome 1, M.esculenta_v8, whole genome shotgun sequence genome has a window encoding:
- the LOC110616509 gene encoding protein transport protein Sec61 subunit beta, translated as MALGGTAPPRGSAAAAASLRRRRTTSGGASGGAAGTMLQFYTDDAPGLKISPNVVLIMSIGFIAFVAILHVVGKLYFVRREA; from the coding sequence ATGGCTTTAGGTGGAACAGCTCCCCCAAGAGGCAGCGCAGCAGCTGCTGCTAGTTTGCGTAGGAGGAGGACAACAAGTGGTGGGGCCTCAGGAGGAGCAGCTGGGACTATGCTTCAGTTCTACACTGATGATGCTCCTGGACTCAAAATCTCTCCAAATGTTGTACTGATAATGAGCATTGGATTCATAGCTTTTGTCGCAATACTTCATGTTGTGGGTAAACTCTACTTTGTCCGTAGAGAAGCTTAA